The DNA window TGATACCCAACTTGCAATTCAACGTGGATGCTAACGCTGACGTGTTGGCTTCACGAGGTGGGGCTGTAGACGTGGCAGCTCTAAGGTGGGGAGAGGATGCTGACGTGGAGGCAGTGGGGAGGGAGTTTGATCTTGTGCTGGCATCCGACGTCGTCTATTACGATTACCTTTATGAGCCTTTGCTTAAAACACTGCGTTTGTTGATGCTGGGCGAGGGTAAGAAGATGGTCTTTGTTATGGCTCATTTGAGGAGGTGGAAGAAGGATTCTGTGTTTTTTAAGAGGGCCAAGAAGGTTTTTAATGTTGAGGTTGTTCATGTGGACAGTCCCTGTGAAGGGTCTAGGATTGGTGTTGCTGTTTATCGCTTTGCCGCCAAGGCCCAAAGGTTGCCTGCTGGCTTAAATCGCATTTCTTTGTGATCAATGCCATCTTTGTTAAACAAGGAAATTCAAGATCTTCTGTTTtcttgccattgaaattctaTTTTTGCTACATAATTGCACTTGCCAAGCATAGGagggaagaaagaaaacagaTCAAGGAAAATTACACGATGCTATCATTATCATATTGTCTCCCCTTATCAAAGCAAAACTCCCAGACGAAGGcgtaaagaaagaaacaaaaacagatcATTCAACAAATACATCACTGTCAGAGTGAAGTTACACAACGCTACCATGTTTCAGGTGATCGGGGAAAATATCTTTACATGGTCTCAAGCCACTCACTAACAAATAGAAATATTATGCGGCTATTTTCACAAGCTTTTTTACAACAAGACACCCTCAATCAATCACAATACTCCAGTCAATAAATATGAATCATCTCAAGCCCCTTGAATTGCAAGCCGCCACACATCTACACTTATCTACATTCACGACATAAAATATTACCAACCGGATGAGAAGTCACCGTCCAATCACCTGAACCATTGCAGTTTCAAATCCCGGGCAGGAGAAGACCAACAATAACCTTAGATGTGCTCAAACTGATCAAAAGAAACTGCCATTCCCAAGCTTCGGTCGAAAAGGAATATTTTATTTAGCCACTGAAAAAATACCTCATCTCTTCCTTAGAGCTGAGCCCTTAGCCACAGCTTTCATACTCTGCGAATCCTTAAAGCAAACAAAGTGAACAATTGTTTGACCATTGGGGTAGACCGCAAAAACACTCGTCCCGATTTTCTTGTTGCAAAGAGCGCATGTGGTATCACTGGTAATCTTGACTACTGTTTTCCTACGGTTATACATTTCATCCTTCACCTGTATACATGATAATTTGTGAGGAAAATAGAATGGGTACAGATAGTTGTGCAAAGCACACCAGTAAAGAAAAGGTACCAAttggaggggaaaaaaaaaaggagggggtgGGGGGCGTatgaatgcataaaaaaaatactcaccTAAGGTATATATCAAGACTATCACTTTGATTTGAGAATGAATGTTTTAGTCATGTTAGCTTCAGTTTGAAGATAATTGAACTTGCCTCTTACAGTGAACTTTGCTATAAAACTTGGTGTACTGTAAATTGCAAGGAATTATTGAATCTTGCACAGAAGTTGTGCAAATTGATGGTTTGATAATTATTGAGCAGATTTTTTTCCGTGtcaattatgtttttcttttcaacagcCATACTAGTGAGTACTCATACAAAAGGGTTACCCCATCATAAATATGGCCTCTATGACAGAAGTTACGATCAGTGCAAGCTAAATGCCATAATTCTTAGTGCTGCTCTCGTGTTTCATAAATAATCCTTTCCTTCAAGCTATTAAATCTTCTTATAGAAATACTGTGATTGGTTAGGATTCCTGGTGCAAATAACTTATACTAACACGTTCCCCCAGTTGAATGTGTATGCATTATACAGTGGATACCTGCAGGCTCTCACTCTGCCTCAAGCTTTTGATTACTGAGAGATTCCTGTATGCTTCACTGGATTTTTTCAGAAGAGGTCCAAGAAAGGGAAGCAAGTTCTGCAAAGGaattaaagcaaataaatattaatgggAAGATCAAGATGGAATTGTTCAAGGTCTGTATGTTATTGCCATATATTAAGTACCTgtaatttagtttcttttggTAAGAGTTTGAGGGCCTGAGCTCCATTGATTCTGTCCCACCTTTTGCTCAACAGATCAAGGACCTCATCAAGCATAATAGTAGAACCCCCTTCCTCACCAAATTCATCTGCATCTCCATCACTCCTGCTACTGTCAGTGCCACTAAGACTGACTCGTATGTCTTCTGCACCCTCTATAGCAGCAATTTTCTTTGTAGCACGACCTCCTTTAGCTTTAACTAGGGTCCCAGAACTTATCTTGGGAATGTTAGTATTCTGTGGGGATACTAGATTTGTTATTCGCTCTTCAAAATTCTTGGTTGTCTTATGGGGATTGAGGTAAATTTGCAAGAGAGTTAGGTACATATTGCTAGATGATTTTACAGATGGTGGATGAGCTGCAGACTCGTAGACACGGTCACAGTAGGATAATGCCAGATCAGGAACATGAAGCTGGAAAGGTAAAAGAACTTGTAAGATCTAACCTCGACTCAACAAAGCCTCAAATCCAAAATGAGTTGAGGTTGGGTAACTTTTTCAACCAATAAcgataaaaagaatgaagaatcACATTATATGTATGTATGAACAAGGAACATACAGATGATCTTTAATACAGAATACCTTGTGAACATATAGAGATAAGGCAAGCTCATGCTGGTTCATTTTTCCCAACAAAAGTGCACGCTCTTCAAATAATGCATCTGCTGGAAGACATTTCAACAAAGATTCTGGGTTATACCCTGAGATGCTCCCCAAAGCAGACAATAACTTCTTCCGCGATGGTGAATAAGCCTTTTCATCCCATTTTTCTTGAGCATTCAACTCTGCGTGCCAATCAAGCACTTCCAAGAGATAGATTTGCACCTGTAACACATAAAATTGGGAAGTAAATACTACTAATGATCGTAAAAATTAGCAGCATCACTGCTAGTACCCATCCTAAGAACATGGGGCTGGCAGCACTATCTGTTTTGCCAAGTCAATTagaatgaataagaaaaatgatatgACATAAATGCAAGACTTCACCATTTCATTTTGCAGGTTTCCAGAGATCCCATTTTCATCCATTGCAAGCATAAGTTCTAAATATCTGCCTTGCATGCTTGGAGCATGCTGCTTCAAATAAGAGTTGACCAAGTCTGCAGGAATATTCCCGGACAAAAATAGCTCGATAGTTTGAGTAGGACAGCTTTCAAGAACAAGCATCGAAAACTCCAAGACAAGCATGGGATCAGTCCCGCACAAAGGCTGCATGTAGAAATCCATCAGAACTTATTCAGAATCGAACATGTAAAGGTTGTAGATTTAACTCATTGAGTGAAGTAATAATCtatttaaagaaagaaactacATAAAATTGCTTTCATGATATTCCAGcaacaaaacatcaaaactaCTTGTGCCGTTACAAATGgttaaaagcacaaaaaaatagtaatattaatatgttaagaCACAGAAATATTTAAGATCAGGAGAGAATTTTTTGTGAAAACCTTGATGCCAGGGAACAGTTTTAGTGGGATACATAAAGTCGAATTAGTTGTCAAACCCATGTGAAGGAGTATGCTGGCacgataaaatgagaaaaaacatgGTGTCTAATAAGTTTGGCAGCCATATATGTACTTTTACATATCAGTGCCACAAAACAtcatattttgtcaaattattttatgCAGTTGATCCAATCTTATGTTTCCATGCTATTTTCTAGTTTCAccagtaaaacaaaaaaacagcacCAAAGCTACAAACCAAATGAGAGATCCTACCTTGAGATATTCAATAATAGACTCAGGCTTGAACTTGGGGTTGAGCTCGGGCTGCGACTGGTTTGACTCTTCAACTAATTGATGCAGAAGTTTAAGAGCTTCACGGTGCATGCCATTGCATTTGTAGAGTTCTAGTAAAGCACTATAATGATTCCATTTCTGAAGAATCTCCTCACATATTTTTAGGTCACAGTAGTTAACACCCTTCAGTAATTCTAAGGCTGCTGAAGTCTGCCCTGTAAGAAGAACAGCCTGAAGAAGAGCTGTGTCCAATATTGCTGCCATTTCCCTGGCACCTGAGTTAATGGC is part of the Populus trichocarpa isolate Nisqually-1 chromosome 7, P.trichocarpa_v4.1, whole genome shotgun sequence genome and encodes:
- the LOC7473176 gene encoding vacuolar sorting protein 39, with the protein product MVHNAYDSFELLTNSPNKIDAIESYCSKLLVACSDGALRIYAPESTISDKSPPLDYHNHGDQLRKEPYALERTVNGFSKKPILSMKVLASRELLLSLSESIAFHRLPNLETIAVLTKAKGANVFDWDDKRGFLCFARQKRVCIFRHDGGRGFVEVKDFGVSDTVKSMSWCGENICMGIRKEYWILNATNGALSQVFPSGRLAPPLVVSLPSRELLLWKDNIGVFVDQNGKHLQAEKLCWSEAPSVVVIQKSYAIALLPRRIEIRSLRVPYSLIQAVVLQNVRHLIESNNAIIVALSNSVCALFPVPLGAQIVQLTASGNFEEALALCKLLPPEDSNLRAAKEGSIHLRYAHYLFDNGSYEEAMEQFLASQVDITYVLSLYPSIVLPKTSMVPEPEKLIDMSPDVPYLSRGSSGLSDDMESSPDFDEHSALESKKMSHNTLKALIKYLQKRRYSIIEKATAEVTDEVVLDAVGDNYGAYDSSRFKKSSKGRGNIAINSGAREMAAILDTALLQAVLLTGQTSAALELLKGVNYCDLKICEEILQKWNHYSALLELYKCNGMHREALKLLHQLVEESNQSQPELNPKFKPESIIEYLKPLCGTDPMLVLEFSMLVLESCPTQTIELFLSGNIPADLVNSYLKQHAPSMQGRYLELMLAMDENGISGNLQNEMVQIYLLEVLDWHAELNAQEKWDEKAYSPSRKKLLSALGSISGYNPESLLKCLPADALFEERALLLGKMNQHELALSLYVHKLHVPDLALSYCDRVYESAAHPPSVKSSSNMYLTLLQIYLNPHKTTKNFEERITNLVSPQNTNIPKISSGTLVKAKGGRATKKIAAIEGAEDIRVSLSGTDSSRSDGDADEFGEEGGSTIMLDEVLDLLSKRWDRINGAQALKLLPKETKLQNLLPFLGPLLKKSSEAYRNLSVIKSLRQSESLQVKDEMYNRRKTVVKITSDTTCALCNKKIGTSVFAVYPNGQTIVHFVCFKDSQSMKAVAKGSALRKR
- the LOC7473177 gene encoding uncharacterized protein LOC7473177, producing the protein MATPQQQEDDSEDDLDPIKILLPDNQNGFSKIQHDTPAQEVQQHYIHSIKSTVVIRQFPSQGLSFQLWPAATTLFTLLDNHSTSPLSPILDTISNGSTHGALKILELGSGTGIVGIAAAVTLGAKVTVTDLPHVIPNLQFNVDANADVLASRGGAVDVAALRWGEDADVEAVGREFDLVLASDVVYYDYLYEPLLKTLRLLMLGEGKKMVFVMAHLRRWKKDSVFFKRAKKVFNVEVVHVDSPCEGSRIGVAVYRFAAKAQRLPAGLNRISL